From Passer domesticus isolate bPasDom1 chromosome 5, bPasDom1.hap1, whole genome shotgun sequence, the proteins below share one genomic window:
- the SLC25A17 gene encoding peroxisomal membrane protein PMP34, which translates to MAGAGAARGSAELAGAAGPPGRAEQQQQQQPRAAAMSSVASYESLVHAVSGAVGSMTAMTVFFPLDTARLRLQVDEKRKSKTTPAVLLEIIKEEGLLAPYRGWFPVISSLCCSNFVYFYTFNSLKALWVKGQHSTTGKDLVLGVVAGVVNVLLTTPLWVVNTRLKLQGAKFRNEDIVPTNYRGIIDAFHQIVRDEGVLALWNGTFPSLLLVFNPAIQFMFYEGFKRKLLKKQLQLTSLDAFVIGAIAKAVATTLTYPLQTVQSILRFGRHRLNPENRTLGSLRNVLYLLQQRVRRFGLVGLYKGLEAKLLQTVLTAALMFLVYEKLTAATFTVMGLKHSRRH; encoded by the exons ATGGCgggcgcgggggcggcgcgCGGCAGCGCAGAGctggccggggccgcggggccgccgggccgggcggagcagcagcagcagcagcagccgagAGCCGCCGCGATGTCGTCCGTCGCCTCCTACGAGAGCCTGGTGCACGCCGTGTCCGGCGCCGTG ggcaGTATGACTGCAAtgactgtattttttcctttggataCAGCTAGGCTTAGACTTCAGG TTGATGAGAAGCGGAAGTCAAAGACAACACCGGCTGTCCTTTTAGAAATAATCAAAGAAGAAGGCCT GTTGGCACCATATCGAGGATGGTTCCCTGTTATCTCCAGCCTTTGCTGCTccaattttgtttatttttatacatttaatAGTCTTAAAGCCCTCTGGGTCAAAGGTCAGCATTCGACCACTGGAAAAGACTTGGTTCTTGGGGTTGTTGCAG GAGTAGTGAATGTTCTCTTGACCACCCCTCTCTGGGTAGTGAACACACGCCTGAAGCTGCAGGGAGCAAAATTCAGAAATGAAGACATTGTACCAACCAATTACAGAGGCATAATAG ATGCTTTTCATCAAATAGTACGAGATGAAGGAGTCTTAGCTCTGTGGAATGGCACTTTCCCCTCCTTGCTGCTGGTCTTCAATCCTGCCATACAGTTTATGTTCTATGAAGGCTTTAAACGAAAGCTTTTGAAAAAGCAGCTGCAA CTCACATCCTTGGATGCTTTTGTCATTGGTGCAATAGCCAAAGCAGTTGCCACCACCCTCACTTATCCTCTGCAGACAGTACAGTCAATTCTGCGG tttggaCGTCACAGGTTGAACCCAGAGAACAGAACACTGGGCAGTCTTAGAAATGTTCTTTACCTTCTTCAACAGAGAGTGAG GCGTTTTGGATTAGTGGGACTCTACAAAGGCCTTGAAGCCAAGCTCCTGCAGACAGTCCTTACTGCTGCTCTTATGTTTCTGGTGTATGAGAAACTGACTGCAGCAACCTTCACAGTCATGGGATTAAAGCACTCGCGCAGACATTGA